TAACCGTAGTTTTACCACCGCTTCTACAGCCTCTTTTCGCGGGTCGTTTGCGAGTCAACTAGGTGGTCAATTTGCTACGGAATCGCCTGGTCACTATCTCCGAAATACACACGTTTTTCAACCAACAGCACTATTTCAATTGACGGGCATACCCGCTTATCAACTGACGAATCAGCACCTGGACGCTTCCGTTATTTTCTCGGCCAAAACGAGAGAAATTCTCGAACGACTTCAGCAGGCACGGGATCATGCAGAGTTGATCGCCATTATTGAAGCCTATGCCTTTCAGCTACTTGGCCAGATGCGACAGGATCGATGGGTCCTCAGTGGGGTCAGCCGACAGATGATGCGAACCGGCGGGATGGGCAAGCTGGATAGCTGGGCGGATCAGGCCTGTTTGTCGACCAAACAATTTAAACGAAAATTTTACGAAAGCACCGGGGTCAATCCCAAGACCTACGCCCGCATCATTCGCTTTAACCAGGCCTTTAACCGCAAGAACCGGTTCCCTCAGGCGGATTGGTTAAGCATTGCGCTCCAGTGTGGCTATTGTGATTATCAGCATTTAGCTAAAGACTACAAAGACTTTACGGGCTTAACCCCGATTGACTTTCACCAGCTGGAGGCACAGTCGCCCGAGAAACAACTGGGTTTAACGGATCTACTTTATCAGCAGCGGGTTGACTTACGGAGTTAAGCTGAGAAAGTCCTTTTTTTACCAATTCCGCTGCCTAGCCGCCTTCTATTTTTGGGTATGCATTCTGGCTCGTGGCTACGAGTGGATCGGCCATTGGGTAGCCGTCAGAGCCTAGTACGCTTAACATGAAGACGAACATGCGACTCAAAAACCAAGTGGCTATTGTGACGGGAGCAGCCCGTGGTATCGGCCAGCAGTACTGCCTGGCACTCGCTGGTGAGGGCGCCCAACTAGTAGCCATCGACATCCTATCCTGTGCCGATACGCTGACCAAAGTACAGCAAGCTGGGGGGCAAGCCCTGGAAATAGTGACCGACGTAACCCTGCCGCAACAGGTAGAAGCGATGGTTGCCCAAGTCTTGCAGCGTTATGGTCGAATTGACATCCTGATCAATAATGCGGCCCTAATCCCTCCATTGACGCCCTTTGATCAGGTTTCGGAAGCGAGCTGGGATCGGGGCATGGCGACCAATGTGAAAGGCATGTGGCTGTGTAGTAAAGCGGTGATCCCCTCTATGCGCCAGCAGGGGAATGGGAAGATCATCAACATTTCCTCCGATACAGTCTGGGCCGGCACCCCGATGCTGCTGCCGTATGTCACCTCGAAAGGGGCTATTCTGGCCTTTACCCGGGCCCTGGCTCGTGAGTTATCGGGTAGCGGCATTCATGTGAACTGCGTTACACCAGGCCTAACAGTAACGGAGGGCGTGCAGCAAATGGCCGACCCCGAAACAGTGAGCTCCATTCAGCAGCTGGTGCTGGATGGACAAATCATCAAACGTCGGCAGAAGCCTGACGATGTAGCCGGCGTCATCGTGTTTCTGGCGTCGGATGAAAGTGATTTTGTGACGGGCCAAACCATCAATGTCGATGGGGGATTTACCCATCATTAACCGGCTATCCTCTTCTTCCGATGCGAACACTACTAACCCTTTGCTGGTGGTTTGTTTTTCCGGGGCTTCTGCTCACCGATCGAGGGGAGAACGGATCGTGGGTTGACCCATTCAGGACTTGGCCTGCCGCTGCTGAAACCGATTCCCTGGTAAGGATTGAAACCGGATCCGTAAAAGGCGTTCTGGATACCAGTGGCGTTACCATTTATCGGGGGATTCCCTATGCGACGGCTCCCATCGGCAACCGCCGCTGGCAGCCTCCCTTTCGGGCACCTTCCTGGAAAGGGGTGCGGTTAGCCACCGAGTACGGCCCCGCTTGTCCCCAACAATCGTCAGATTGGGGACCTACCAGCGAAGATTGCCTGACCCTCAATGTATTTACGAGCACCACAAAGCACCCTACTCGTCCCGTGATGGTTTGGATTCATGGCGGAGGGTATCTGGGAGGAAGTGCCCGGGGCTACGATGGCCGTGTTTTGGCCCGTAAAGGCGTCGTGGTGGTCACCCTAAACTACCGGTTGGGTGCGTTGGGGTATTTGGCCCATCCGGCCCTGGCAGCTGAATCACCGCATCAGCGTAGCGGCAATTATGGTCTTTTGGATCAGATCGCAGCCCTACAGTGGGTGCACCGAAATATTGTTCAGTTTGGAGGTAACCCAGCCCAGGTGACCATCTTTGGAGAATCGGCCGGTGGGTTTGCGGTGGGAGCGCTCCTGGCTTGCCCCCTGGCTAAAGGGCTTTTTCACCGGGCCATTCTACAGAGTGGAACCGGGCTACACAATGGAATTATTACTCGTCAAAAAGCGGAAGCGCTGGCCCTGGTGGGTGCTAAAACGCTCGGCGTGGCCGGTCAGGATGCGTCGGCGGCCTCGGCACTGCGTTCGATGACTGCCGAGCGACTGGTGGCTGCCTACCCCCGTCCCCACCAGAGGCCATTGCGAGGCTATCAGGTCTGGTTTGGTCCGGTCGTGGATGGGTGGGTACTCCCTTTACCCCTCGATAAAGCCATCCACCAGGGCCGCTGGAACCAGGTTCCCATTTTGGTGGGGACAACGGCCGACGAAGGCATTCTTTTCCAGCCACACGCACCGGCCAAAAGCCTTTCTGACTACTATAACCTACTGGGTCCGGGCGACTTAGGCGATACCACCGGGACGTTGGCCAGCTTATATCCGGTTAAGGATACGGCTCAGATCGTAGCCCAATCACAGCAGCTCGTGGGTGATCTGGGATTTGGGGCACCGGCTCGTGCCCTGGCTCGGTTGGTAACAAGTACAGGTGGCCAAGCATATCTCTACCAGTTTACCCGGGTTTCAACGGATGCCTCGGGTCATCGGATTCCCGCTGTTCATACCTCCGAATTGCCGTTTGTGTTTGGTATTGAACCGACCCAGTGGACAGCCTTTGTCAATGAAGGACGAACCCCGGATGACGCCAGGCTTGCCGATGCATTGAGTGATTACTGGATCACGTTTGCTAAGTGGGGTAGTCCAAATGAACCTAAGGGGAAAGGCAAATGGCCCTATTGGCCGCTCTACAAGGCAACGACGAATGCCTATCAGGACCTGGGTATTCCCATCCGGGCTCGCCAAGGTTTACGGGATCGGTATTACAATGCCCTGGATCGGCTAGCCCGCCAAGAGGGTGAAATTCGACCCTGATGCACTCCCGGTATGGAATCACCAATAATTCGGAACACTACCTCCAGAGTTAGATGGAGGCTATTGATCGTTAATTAAGTAGGCATTTTGTCGATTAGGGGGTTATCATCAATTTCTTGGTAAAAGCCCATCTACTATGGAACTCGACCATATTTTTATCTTTACGCACCAGGCACACCAGGTCGCTACCAGGCTAACCACGTTTGGCCTCAGCGAAGGATCCGCCAATGTCCATCCGGGGCAGGGAACCGCCTGCCGACGCTTCTTTTTCCAAAATGCGTATCTAGAGTTAGTGTGGATAGTCGATGAAGAGGAAGTGAAAAGTCCACTTTTAGAAAGAACCAACCTGTGGGAACGATCCCAGTATAAGCTCACTAGGTATTGCCCCTTTGGCCTTTGTTTTCGCACACCACAGCCAGCTGGTCCTTCGCTCAGCTTAGCCTTTGAGGCTGGTTGGCGCTACTACTCGGACTATCTGCCTGAAGGCCAGTATGCCCATATAGCTTCCAATGAGGCTTTTGCTTTCGAGCCAATGTTGTTTGA
This window of the Spirosoma aerolatum genome carries:
- a CDS encoding SDR family NAD(P)-dependent oxidoreductase: MRLKNQVAIVTGAARGIGQQYCLALAGEGAQLVAIDILSCADTLTKVQQAGGQALEIVTDVTLPQQVEAMVAQVLQRYGRIDILINNAALIPPLTPFDQVSEASWDRGMATNVKGMWLCSKAVIPSMRQQGNGKIINISSDTVWAGTPMLLPYVTSKGAILAFTRALARELSGSGIHVNCVTPGLTVTEGVQQMADPETVSSIQQLVLDGQIIKRRQKPDDVAGVIVFLASDESDFVTGQTINVDGGFTHH
- a CDS encoding carboxylesterase/lipase family protein codes for the protein MRTLLTLCWWFVFPGLLLTDRGENGSWVDPFRTWPAAAETDSLVRIETGSVKGVLDTSGVTIYRGIPYATAPIGNRRWQPPFRAPSWKGVRLATEYGPACPQQSSDWGPTSEDCLTLNVFTSTTKHPTRPVMVWIHGGGYLGGSARGYDGRVLARKGVVVVTLNYRLGALGYLAHPALAAESPHQRSGNYGLLDQIAALQWVHRNIVQFGGNPAQVTIFGESAGGFAVGALLACPLAKGLFHRAILQSGTGLHNGIITRQKAEALALVGAKTLGVAGQDASAASALRSMTAERLVAAYPRPHQRPLRGYQVWFGPVVDGWVLPLPLDKAIHQGRWNQVPILVGTTADEGILFQPHAPAKSLSDYYNLLGPGDLGDTTGTLASLYPVKDTAQIVAQSQQLVGDLGFGAPARALARLVTSTGGQAYLYQFTRVSTDASGHRIPAVHTSELPFVFGIEPTQWTAFVNEGRTPDDARLADALSDYWITFAKWGSPNEPKGKGKWPYWPLYKATTNAYQDLGIPIRARQGLRDRYYNALDRLARQEGEIRP
- a CDS encoding VOC family protein produces the protein MELDHIFIFTHQAHQVATRLTTFGLSEGSANVHPGQGTACRRFFFQNAYLELVWIVDEEEVKSPLLERTNLWERSQYKLTRYCPFGLCFRTPQPAGPSLSLAFEAGWRYYSDYLPEGQYAHIASNEAFAFEPMLFEMPFFGLAPQDYPVEKQQPLLHAKGYQKLTKVTLTLPVPGNELSPAMQKVVGQSKVDTRLGESYVVALEFDGGNQGERQDFTDLIPLIISW
- a CDS encoding helix-turn-helix domain-containing protein; this translates as MTGIPAYQLTNQHLDASVIFSAKTREILERLQQARDHAELIAIIEAYAFQLLGQMRQDRWVLSGVSRQMMRTGGMGKLDSWADQACLSTKQFKRKFYESTGVNPKTYARIIRFNQAFNRKNRFPQADWLSIALQCGYCDYQHLAKDYKDFTGLTPIDFHQLEAQSPEKQLGLTDLLYQQRVDLRS